A genome region from Arachis duranensis cultivar V14167 chromosome 6, aradu.V14167.gnm2.J7QH, whole genome shotgun sequence includes the following:
- the LOC107494547 gene encoding OVARIAN TUMOR DOMAIN-containing deubiquitinating enzyme 12 translates to MMNGIQYWGESSSSTSLSSPQDVEDDRMIALVLSEEYAKLDGEVGRRLSSLAPVPHVPRINNFIPNTSDASMDHQRLLQRLQIYGLCEVKVSGDGNCQFRALSDQLFRSPEHHKHVRKDIVKQLKGHRSLYECYVPMKYKKYCKKIAKFAAKICLLTSFRDTCFIEIMPLHQAPKRELWLSFWSEVHYNSLYSIQAAPPPQPPRRKHWLF, encoded by the exons ATGATGAATGGAATTCAGTATTGGGGTGAAAGTTCCAGTTCGACGTCACTAAGCAGTCCGCAAGATGTTGAGGATGACCGGATGATAGCTCTCGTGTTGTCCGAAGAGTATGCCAAATTAGATGGTGAAGTTGGTAGACGTCTTTCCAGCTTGGCACCTGTTCCG CATGTGCCCCGGATAAACAATTTCATCCCAAACACAAGTGATGCCAGTATGGATCATCAGCGTCTTCTTCAGAG gTTGCAGATCTATGGTCTTTGTGAAGTTAAAGTCTCTGGAGATGGGAACTGTCAG TTCCGTGCACTTTCGGATCAGCTCTTTAGGTCACCTGAACATCACAAGCATGTTCGAAAAGATATTGTAAAACAG CTAAAAGGTCACCGTTCCCTGTATGAATGCTATGTACCGAtgaagtataaaaaatattgcaaGAAAATTGCAAAG TTTGCAGCAAAAATATGCCTTTTGACTTCATTCAGAGACACTTGTTTCATTGAAATTATGCCTTTGCACCAAGCACCGAAACGCG AGTTGTGGTTAAGCTTTTGGTCTGAGGTTCATTACAACTCActctattcaattcaag CTGCACCACCGCCTCAACCACCAAGGAGGAAACATTGGTTGTTCTAG